From Treponema sp. OMZ 787:
CCTGCCTGAAAGGCCGTTTCTCCTCCGGTATAAAAGTTGGAAAAACTGACATAATTTTTTAAAAGTGTAAAAAAGTCTTTTCGAAAGAGCAATAATTTTTTAAGCGATTGGATGTGCTGTTTTTCCTTTTCAAAGGCCAGCCGTTCATTTATTTCCGTGATAATTTCATCTTTTTGATTGAGCTTTGTTTCCAAAAACTGCGGATTGATTTTTGCAGCCTTAATTTCAGCTTGCTTTGAATACACCATAGTAAAGTCGGAAATTTTTTGTGAAATATTTTTCCAATCATTTTCTGTCAGTACCAAAATCTCTCCGCATAAAGGTGAAACAGCATCTGCGTAGAGCTTTTTTATTTCATTTGCCCAAGCCGGGTTTATTTTGCTTTGTGTGTCCAAAAGCATTTCGGTATTCGGCAATGCAATGGGAAGCTCGCGTAATTTTTCACTGGAGGTGTTCAATTCAACAGCAGTGAAGGTTTTAAAAATTTCACTGTAGTCGGTGAGCGGAGTATTATTCCCGTTGACATAGGTCAAAAGTTTACAACGAACAAAAAAGTCATCTATCTTGTTTTTAACGGCTTCAAAAGCGGCAACGGCTTTTAGCATCGATGCGCTTTCTAAACCGGCACTGACGGCTTTTAAATCTTCGGTGTTTTGGAGGCATTGGTTCCTGTCATTAGTAAACATGTCAAAGATGGCTTCACTCGTGCTGTTTATATTTTCTTTTACATACAGTGAAAGCTCTTTTTTCAGGCGGAGATCATCGCTGTCATTATCAGATAGTTCTCCGAGTTCATTTGATTTTATAATTTTATTTTCGTTTACAATATCCGCAAGTGAAATTATACTGCCTGTTTTTCCCTGACTTCTTAAAGCCCATTCCGCTGTCTTGGCAATTGCAGTACTTTTTATATCGCCGAGAGAAAGTGTATCACCGTCTTTCATGATGATACCGACATCCTGTAAACTTTCTGCTAAAAAATCGACGGCATCTAAAACTTCCGGAGGGCGGATAAATCCGTCGGCATCGCTAATGTAGTCCAAAGCTTTTGATCTAATTGCCTCAGATTAAGAATATCATCGGCAGTTTCAAACACCAACTGATTTTAATATTTTTATTAAACCGCCTGTGATGTCAAAAAGCGCAATAAGACACTGTCAACCGACACGGTAAGGATTTACATTTTTCATTAATCTTGCTTTCCATGATATTTGGAGCGCATTTTAATTGACAGGCAAAAGACTTATTTATATAATATCAAAGATGAAATACACGGGTTTAAGCACAAAGAAAATTCTTGAAAATTGGTACGGCAATCATCTTATAATTGCCGGAGAAAGTTTTATTGTGGGTATTCTTACGGGACTAGCCATTACTGCATTTAGAAAATCCATCGATTTTCTTTCAAATCTTAGGATTGATTTTTATAACAAGGCTGCAGGCGGAAATCTATTGAACCTTGCCGTTTTGATTTTAGCAGTAACGCTTCTTGGGCTTTTTATGGGCCTTATAATCAAAAAATATCCTATGATCAAGGGAAGCGGAGTGTCGCAAATCAAGGGCAAGTTTATGAAAAAGCTTGACATGACGCCCTGGCCCGAATTACCTTTGAAATTTTTAGGAGGGGTTTTAAACATAAGTGCAGGTCTTTCAATCGGACGGGAAGGTCCTTCCGTTCAAATAGGAGCCTATGTAGGAAGCGCCTTTGAAAAAATCGGCAAAACCTCCCATATAGAAAGGGTCTGCCTGGTAACAAGCGGAGCAGCGGCAGGACTTGCCGCTACTTTTGGGGCTCCCTTTGCAGGTATTGTCTTTGCAATAGAGGATCTTCATCAATATCTAAGCCCCCTCCTTTTAACCTGCGTAATGCTTGGAGCCTTTGCGGGAGACCTTGTCGCCTCGGTATTTTTTAAGCAGGGAGCTATCTTTGATTTTCACGGCTTTCAGCTCTTCCCGATAAAATATTTCGGCTGGCTCCTTTTGATGGGAGCTGCGGCGGCGGTAATAGGACATCTCTTTAAAAAATCGATTTATACTTCTCAAAAGGTTTACAAAAAGCTAAATATTCCTCCCCAATTTGCGCCCCTGATTCCCTATCTTATTTCGGTACCCGTCTGTCTTTTTTTGCCTCTTGCGGCAAGCGGAGGAGATCACCTTATCGAGGCCCTTGCGGAACACAGCTTTCCGCTTTCCATGCTGATTTTGATTCTTGCGGCAAAGATAATCTTTACAGGCCTTTCGGCAGGTTCGGGGGCTATAGGCGGCATCTTTGTTCCCCTCCTTTCATGCGGAGCCTTGACCGGAATTATCTTTTCGAATATTTTGGTTTATTTTAATTTAATCGAAGCCCAATATGCCGTAAACCTAATGGTCTTTGCGATGGCGGCCTTTTTTACTACAGTAATAAAGGCTCCAGTTACAGCAATAGTGCTTCTTGCAGAAACGAGCGGAGACCTTTTCCACCTAGGCGGCTTGGTGCTTACCTCGGCCGCTGCCTACATTACGGCAAACATAATAAAGTCTCCGCCAAATGACGAGGTACTTTTAAAGCAGATTTTAAACAGCGAAGATTTTTCAAATCAAAAAGAAAAGGAAGAAGATCACGGCAAGCAGGTTTTTGAAGTCTGCGTTTCTCCCGAATCCTTTTTGGACGGAAAGCCGATAAAGGATGTTACATGGCCCGATGAGTGTTTAATCGTAAGCATTGCCCGAGGTGAAGAAGAAATCATCCCAGACGGAAGCACATCTATTTCGGCAGGCGACAGACTGGTGGTCTTAACCCACGGCCGCCATGTAGAATCCCATTTGGAGCAAATCGCAGAGATGGCTCAAGTCGAGGAATAAACCGATTTTACTTACCGACACAAAAGCCCGAAAAGACCTTGTCGAGGATATCGTCGGAGCGGACTTCGCCGGTAATTTCTCCTAAAAAGCTTAAGGCCTCTTCAAGGTCTTCTACAAGAAGATCGAGAGGGAAGCCTGAGACAGCGTTTTGATAAGCCGTTTCAAGCACATCCAAGGCCTTTTGAACGGCATCCCTCTGTCTCTCGCTTCCGAGGGAGGCTGCCTTTGAAAAGCCTGACCTATCGGTGTTTTTTGCTAAAACCGCATAAGCCTTTTCGGACAGAACCTTGATCCCGCTTGACGCCTTCGATGAAATTATAAGGGCCTCTTCAATTTTTTCTTTACTTAAAATTTCTTTTAGCTTTTCTTTCGATTCGGCATCGAGGAGGTCTTCTTTTGTGATAATGGTAATTACGGGAGGCCTTGCATTTTTTATAAAGTCTAAATCATCCTTGTTTAAACTACCCGAAGATAAAATATCTTTAGGATCGCAAAGGTAGAGGATGAGGTCTGCGTTGCGGCTCATCTCCAAGCTCCGCTCTACCCCGATAGCCTCAATGGAATCTTGGGTATAACGAATACCTGCCGTGTCGTAAAGGCTTACAGGGATGCCGTTAAAGTTTAAGGAGGCTTCAAGCCAGTCCCTTGTCGTGCCGTGAATGTCCGAAACTATGGCCCTGTCTTCTTTTAAAAGGGCATTAAAGAGGGAGGATTTTCCGGCATTGGTTTTACCTGCAAGAACAACCTTAGCCCCTTGAATAAAAATTTTTTCTGCTGCCCATGAGCCGGCTAAATTTTTAAGAGGTTCTATCACCTGTAAAATCAGATCGGGCGAAAAGGCTCCTTCTGTAGTCTCCTCGTCTTCAGGGTATTCTATTTCGACATCGGCGGCTGCGATAACCCTTGTGAGCTCTTGCTTTATCTCCTCTATTCCCGAAAAAAGATTTCCCGACAGGCGGCCTGCTGCAAGCTCTATATTGATATCGGTTTTTGAATTGATAATTTCGTTTACGGCCTCTGCACGCGTCAGGTCGGCCTTTCCGTTCGCAAAGGCACGGAAGGTAAACTCACCGCCCTCGGCGGCCCTAAAACCGTTCTCGATTAGTAGGCGGTATATTTTTAAAACGACGGCAGTGCCGCCGTGACAGATAAACTCAACAGCATCTTCTCCCGTAAAACTCTTAGGCTCCCTATAAACGCAGACCGTAACCTCATCGACTTCTTTTTTTGATTCGGGATCCAAGATCCAGCCGTGCAGGATAGTGTTGCCTTTAGCCTCTTTTAGTTTTTCGGGCCGGGAAAAAATTGCAGAAGCAAGGTCTATCGCCCCCTTCCCCGAAGTACGGACAATGCCGAGGGCGGCAGGACTTAGGGCAGTGGCTATTGCGGCTATCGGATCATCTAAGGAATATTTACCTGTCTGCATTCTCTCCTCCCGAAAGTTTTAAACGGCAAAAGATTATCGGGGCTAAACCCGAAGCAAGAGCACCGACCGCAAAGAATTCCAAAAAGCGGTAGAGCCTGTATTGAGCATAGCTTGAATCTATTTTTAAAAGATAGAAAATTAAAATCGGAATACATGAAAGAGCTGCCCCAATAATAAATCTTAGAAGCTTTTGAAGTGCAGAGCCTGAAGAAGCATCAAAATTATATTTAGAATTTTCCAGGATTCGGATATTTCCAAAAGCAAGCCCAAGGATAACACCTGCCTCATTTACCTTTTCCCTCGAAATTAAAATGAGTATGAATGAAAAAATAGCCGCAAGCGTAAATCTTATTGATGCCTCTTTTTTGAATTTAATGTTTTGCGGATCTTCTTCATAAGTCTTGCTTGAGGAAGAAAGCCTTGCTTCAACTGCGGGAAGAAAAAACATCAAAGCTAAAAAGATAAAGGTTCCTAGTACCCAGCCTAATAGAACATCGGTCGGATAGTGTACTCCGAGATAAACCCGTGAAAAACCTACCAAGAGCGGAAGGATAATTGCCGCCGCTATTTTTAGCCTAGCTGAAGCTGTACCGTTTTTTTCGATATTATTCGATTGGGAATCTTTCGATGGCTCTTTTTGAAAGGGCTTATAAAACAAGGCTGCCGGATAAATTAAGGCACTTATCGAAGAGTGCCCCGAAGGCGTCGAATATCCTCCTATGCTTTTAAGCATGATTTCCGGGGCATGAGTAAAAGGCCTCTTAATTTTAAAGATACGCTTAATTCCTCCGTTAAGCCCTGAGGTAAAGGCGGCGGCGTAAGCAAGGTGAAGCCCCTTTTTGTAATCGATGCACCAAAGATATAGGCCTATAATAAAAACTACAAAGCCGTAGGTTGAAGCATCCGTAAAAACTTTTAGGATTTCGGTAATAACCGGATTTGAAAAATTTTGCACAGTCCTAATTACTTCTATCCCCCATTGGTGCACGGCATGAAGTTCTTTTGAAGCTGCTGTAAATTCCGTCATTATAAGCCCTCCCCGTCAGGACGCAGATCCAAGTAGCGGCCCGAATTATTCCAATAAATATAACCCTCATCTATGGAATCCTTAATTCCTAAAATTTGGCGTTTTACATAATTTTCATCATAGTATTTTTTATCGTAAGAAACCGGAATAAAAAAGGCTTGGGCCCAGGGGCGCACTATCACCTTATTGCGTGCCATCAATTTGTTTCTATAAGAACCTTGATGATAAATTCTATAAGGTCTTTCTTCGGCAGGCTTATAGGCTAAAAAGCTTTGAGCAAAATGGCTGGGATAAAACATAGGACAGATAACATCTACATATTCTGCAAGGAGCTCTACCTCCTGACCGGTGCGGGCACCCGTGCGGTACCAGCCGTTTGCTCCGTAAATATCTATCGAAATAGGAGCCTTGATTCTTTCACGCGAGTAAGCCAAAAACGACATAAGAGCACTGACCTTATCCATGCCGTTTTCTCGTGCAGGATACCGGGCATCCGCAAGATTTAAACCGTCTGTAGGAAAACGGATATAGTCAAATTGAATTTCGTCAAAACCGAGCGAACAAAGCTCTTCGGCTATATCGACATTGTATTTCCAAACATCTTCATTATAAGGATCGGCCCAATACTCCTGTATAAGTTCTTTTTCGCCGTTATAAATATTATAACCCTGCCAAGGTTTTCCTGTTTCCTTATCCTTGACGGCGTATTGACCTTCGTTATATCTGTATAAGTTTTTATCTTTAAACACTACAATGCGGGCAATAAGATAAATATTTTCAGCCTTTGCCTTTTTTATGAGTTTTTCGATATCGAGCGTATATTTTATTCCGTTATATTTTTTTATATCTTCGTTTTTACTTTCATAACGGACAAAACCTGCCTCATCTTTCATGTCGATGACAAGGGCATTGAGTTTATTATCCTTGATTGTTTTAAGATGGCGAGCAAATGATTTTTCATCTTTCATTTGATGAGTAGGCGTATAAATTCCTTTTTTACCGTCAGAGATTTTTAAATAAGGATTGCTTTGATTTTTTTTATCATGTAATAACCAAAGCTCCGATAATGATAGGTTACCGTTAAACAATGTTAAACTATTCGGCACAAAGGCACAAAGATAATTTGAGTCCTTAAGGTATTTTTTTACCTTATTATAATTTTTCAATATTTTTTTAGAAGTGTAAACTTGAGTATTCGGCATAATTAAATTAGTTTCAAACAAGCCGCCTTCTATCACACCGAAGACAGTGTTGTCTATTATATTCAAACTATCTACACAGACAAGTTTTTTATCGTTTGCTTCTTTTTCGTTTAATAGAATAAAGATTTTTTTATTCCAATCAAGCCTGTACATCAAGCCTGAAAATGTTTGAGCACAGTAAACTTGAGACTCGTTTGAAATTTGATTAAAAACAATATCGGATACTTCTTCAACTCCTTCAGGGCCTTTTTTTAAACCGTCGCTTATATCGTTCCAAATTTTAAAATTTACATCGGGCTGCTTCCATGCCATACCGGCGATGGAGTGCGAAACAAAAACAGTTAAAACTTTTTCGCCCCTTGCATTAGGCATATCCAAAACACTTACAGCCTTTATTCCGTTTACCGAATGATTGGCACCAAGGTCTTCCCAAGTTTTTCCCGAGTCTCTCGTCAAAAAAACATTGCTTGAAGTTGCAGTAACAAAGATATTCGGATTAAAGGGATGAACTTCCAAATCTTTAAGCTGAGGAATTTTTTCTATAAAGGTTTTATTTCCGTTTTTATCTATATTTTTAATTATCTTTTTCGGAAGTTTATCGTTTAGATAGTAAAACTCTTTTAAGTTTTTGCTTGCAGCAAGACCCTTGTCCGTTAAAAAAAGCCATTGATTTCCGGCCTTAGATATTTTCAAAACCGCCGCATCACTCCAAATTTTTTTTGTCCTAAAATTATCTATTCTAAACAAGCCCGCAGAACTTCCTGTCAAAAAAATATCTTGAGCATAAAGCGGGAGCATAA
This genomic window contains:
- a CDS encoding chloride channel protein, coding for MTGKRLIYIISKMKYTGLSTKKILENWYGNHLIIAGESFIVGILTGLAITAFRKSIDFLSNLRIDFYNKAAGGNLLNLAVLILAVTLLGLFMGLIIKKYPMIKGSGVSQIKGKFMKKLDMTPWPELPLKFLGGVLNISAGLSIGREGPSVQIGAYVGSAFEKIGKTSHIERVCLVTSGAAAGLAATFGAPFAGIVFAIEDLHQYLSPLLLTCVMLGAFAGDLVASVFFKQGAIFDFHGFQLFPIKYFGWLLLMGAAAAVIGHLFKKSIYTSQKVYKKLNIPPQFAPLIPYLISVPVCLFLPLAASGGDHLIEALAEHSFPLSMLILILAAKIIFTGLSAGSGAIGGIFVPLLSCGALTGIIFSNILVYFNLIEAQYAVNLMVFAMAAFFTTVIKAPVTAIVLLAETSGDLFHLGGLVLTSAAAYITANIIKSPPNDEVLLKQILNSEDFSNQKEKEEDHGKQVFEVCVSPESFLDGKPIKDVTWPDECLIVSIARGEEEIIPDGSTSISAGDRLVVLTHGRHVESHLEQIAEMAQVEE
- the mnmE gene encoding tRNA uridine-5-carboxymethylaminomethyl(34) synthesis GTPase MnmE, with protein sequence MQTGKYSLDDPIAAIATALSPAALGIVRTSGKGAIDLASAIFSRPEKLKEAKGNTILHGWILDPESKKEVDEVTVCVYREPKSFTGEDAVEFICHGGTAVVLKIYRLLIENGFRAAEGGEFTFRAFANGKADLTRAEAVNEIINSKTDINIELAAGRLSGNLFSGIEEIKQELTRVIAAADVEIEYPEDEETTEGAFSPDLILQVIEPLKNLAGSWAAEKIFIQGAKVVLAGKTNAGKSSLFNALLKEDRAIVSDIHGTTRDWLEASLNFNGIPVSLYDTAGIRYTQDSIEAIGVERSLEMSRNADLILYLCDPKDILSSGSLNKDDLDFIKNARPPVITIITKEDLLDAESKEKLKEILSKEKIEEALIISSKASSGIKVLSEKAYAVLAKNTDRSGFSKAASLGSERQRDAVQKALDVLETAYQNAVSGFPLDLLVEDLEEALSFLGEITGEVRSDDILDKVFSGFCVGK
- a CDS encoding phosphatase PAP2 family protein, whose amino-acid sequence is MTEFTAASKELHAVHQWGIEVIRTVQNFSNPVITEILKVFTDASTYGFVVFIIGLYLWCIDYKKGLHLAYAAAFTSGLNGGIKRIFKIKRPFTHAPEIMLKSIGGYSTPSGHSSISALIYPAALFYKPFQKEPSKDSQSNNIEKNGTASARLKIAAAIILPLLVGFSRVYLGVHYPTDVLLGWVLGTFIFLALMFFLPAVEARLSSSSKTYEEDPQNIKFKKEASIRFTLAAIFSFILILISREKVNEAGVILGLAFGNIRILENSKYNFDASSGSALQKLLRFIIGAALSCIPILIFYLLKIDSSYAQYRLYRFLEFFAVGALASGLAPIIFCRLKLSGGENADR
- a CDS encoding putative glycoside hydrolase, whose product is MALCCPMKIFYCGKRALRLAFVLLIFMLPLYAQDIFLTGSSAGLFRIDNFRTKKIWSDAAVLKISKAGNQWLFLTDKGLAASKNLKEFYYLNDKLPKKIIKNIDKNGNKTFIEKIPQLKDLEVHPFNPNIFVTATSSNVFLTRDSGKTWEDLGANHSVNGIKAVSVLDMPNARGEKVLTVFVSHSIAGMAWKQPDVNFKIWNDISDGLKKGPEGVEEVSDIVFNQISNESQVYCAQTFSGLMYRLDWNKKIFILLNEKEANDKKLVCVDSLNIIDNTVFGVIEGGLFETNLIMPNTQVYTSKKILKNYNKVKKYLKDSNYLCAFVPNSLTLFNGNLSLSELWLLHDKKNQSNPYLKISDGKKGIYTPTHQMKDEKSFARHLKTIKDNKLNALVIDMKDEAGFVRYESKNEDIKKYNGIKYTLDIEKLIKKAKAENIYLIARIVVFKDKNLYRYNEGQYAVKDKETGKPWQGYNIYNGEKELIQEYWADPYNEDVWKYNVDIAEELCSLGFDEIQFDYIRFPTDGLNLADARYPARENGMDKVSALMSFLAYSRERIKAPISIDIYGANGWYRTGARTGQEVELLAEYVDVICPMFYPSHFAQSFLAYKPAEERPYRIYHQGSYRNKLMARNKVIVRPWAQAFFIPVSYDKKYYDENYVKRQILGIKDSIDEGYIYWNNSGRYLDLRPDGEGL